From Echeneis naucrates chromosome 7, fEcheNa1.1, whole genome shotgun sequence, one genomic window encodes:
- the ebp gene encoding 3-beta-hydroxysteroid-Delta(8),Delta(7)-isomerase, with translation MDASSTPGIRHPYWPRDLLIPTYVSNDRSMSELLLFLFSVSGVFLLVTWLITGQKRSSGRLGTWRRLAVCWFAVCGFIHGVIEGWFSLYYDVIPGDQSFLSQLWKEYSKGDSRYVIADNFTVCMETVTAWLWGPFSFWAVFAFLTNKPYRFVLQLIISLGQLYGAVLYFFTEQRDGYAHSELGHPVYFWFYFVFLNALWIIIPLLLIVDAWRQMSTGQALQDATKSQKSKKK, from the exons ATGGATGCATCATCAACACCTGGAATTCGTCATCCATACTGGCCCAGGGACCTTTTGATTCCTACCTATGTTTCCAATGACCGCTCTATGTCAGAGctcttgctctttctgttttctgtgtccGGGGTTTTTCTGCTTGTGACCTGGCTAATTACCGGGCAGAAAAGGTCCAGTGGCAGGCTGGGGACCTGGAGGCGCCTGGCTGTGTGCTGGTTTGCTGTCTGTGGCTTCATCCATGGTGTTATTGAAGGCTGGTTCTCACTGTATTATGATGTTATCCCAGGAGATCAGAGCTTCCTGTCCCAGCTCT GGAAAGAGTACTCAAAAGGAGACAGTCGATATGTGAT AGCTGATAACTTTACTGTATGCATGGAGACCGTGACTGCTTGGTTATGGGGGCCATTCAGCTTTTGGGCTGTGTTTGCCTTCTTAACCAACAAGCCCTACAgatttgtgctgcagctcatcATTTCATTAG GCCAGCTATACGGAGCCGTGCTTTACTTCTTCACAGAGCAAAGAGATGGCTATGCTCACAGTGAGCTGGGGCATCCAGTCTACTTCTGGTTCTACTTTGTGTTCTTGAATGCACTGTGGATCATCATACCACTGTTGCTCATTGTGGATGCATGGAGACAAATGTCAACAGGCCAGGCTCTCCAAGATGCCACAAAGTCACAAAAGTCCAAAAAGAAGTAA
- the vma22 gene encoding vacuolar ATPase assembly protein VMA22: MGVSELEESCLSLDEKLLGFMEQLDVLEQKRAALNSLIEQGWFTMSKARYSMGNKQVCALQYASEMEPLVCVHARKLDDGNVEFSTERVTQSKESEKDVRLIEDIGPQEKGVRRRNKPQKDITEKGANDKPSSEKATEATPVKQRDHSHQQDPLKWFGILVPQSLKQAQSAFKQVIELSAEIATLQTAILNTKQELRNSMKHKHVLQEEISAAQLDKAVN; the protein is encoded by the exons ATGGGTGTatcagagctggaggagagttGTCTGTCGCTGGACGAGAAGCTGCTCGGCTTCATGGAGCAGCTGGATGTACTGGAGCAGAAACGAGCCGCCCTCAACTCCCTGATAGAGCAG GGCTGGTTCACCATGTCCAAGGCACGATATTCCATGGGGAACAAACAGGTCTGTGCACTTCAGTATGCGAGTGAGATGGAGCCACTGGTCTGTGTTCATGCCCG AAAACTAGACGATGGTAATGTGGAGTTCTCTACAGAGAGAGTTACACAAAGTAAAGAGTCTGAGAAAGATGTGAGGCTCATAGAGGACATTGGACCTCAAGAAAAAG GTGTTAGGAGAAGGAACAAGCCTCAAAAGGATATCACAGAAAAAGGCGCAAATGATAAACCAAGCAGTGAGAAAGCAACTGAAGCAACTCCAGTCAAACAGAGGGACCACAGTCACCAGCAGGATCCTCTGAAATGGTTTGGGATTCTGGTGCCGCAGTCTCTTAAACAAGCACAGTCAGCGTTCAAGCAAG TTATAGAGCTGTCTGCTGAGATTGCAACCCTTCAGACTGCAATTTTGAACACCAAACAGGAGCTTAGGAACAGCatgaaacataaacatgttCTCCAGGAAGAAATCTCAGCTGCTCAGTTGGACAAGGCGGTAAACTGA